From Gemmatimonadota bacterium:
CTGCTGGCGGTGGAGCTGTTCCTCACGAAGGATGGTCGCCTGCTCGTCAACGAACTCGCTCCGCGCCCGCACAACACGTATCACCACTCCGAGCGCGGCCACTCCACCTCGCAGTTCGAGCAGCTGGTGCGCGCCGTGTGCGGGCTCCCGTTAGGCTCGGTGGACGCGGTTGCTCCGGCCGCCATCGCCAACCTCCTGGGCGACCTCTGGGTCGAGGGCGACCAGCCGCACTTCGTCGAGGCGCTCGCCGTCCCCGACGTGCGATTGCACCTGTACGGCAAGGCATCCGCCCGCCCCGGCCGCAAGATGGGCCACCTCTCCGCCATCGCCGCCACCGCCGAGGAAGCGCTGGCGCGCGTCCTCGAGGCGCGGCGACGCATGGCCACCCGCTCCGCGATCGAGGTCTGACATGTTCCGCGTCGCTCGCTCGACACGCGACCGTCTCGCGCTCCGCCTGACGAGTCGCGTGCTCGCCACCCTTGCGCTGGGCGCCTGCGCGCACGGCCGGGGCGCAGTGGCCCCGCCGGCGCTGGCCGTCGCGACGCTGCGAAGCAGCACCGGCACCACCATCGGAACCGCCACGTTGCGTCAGGTCGACGGCGCCATCCAGGTCGACCTCGATGTGCGCGGCATCGCCGACGGAGCGCACGGCGTGCACTTCCACACCGTCGGGCGCTGCGACGCCCCCGACTTCGCCACGGCGGGCGGCCACCTCAATCCCAAGGGGACCAAGCACGGCGCGAAGAACCCGGCGGGGCCGCACGCCGGCGACCTCCCCAACCTGATCATCTCCGGCGGACGGAGCAGCGGATGGACCGCGAAGACGCTCCGCATCGCGGCCGACGCCTCACCGGGCGGGCTCTTCGACGCCGACGGGACGGCCATCGTGGTGCATGCGATGCCGGACGACGAGATGACCGACCCGAGCGGTAGCAGCGGCGCGCGGATCGCCTGCGGGGTCATCGAGAAGCGCTAGCTCGAGAACCACTCACTGGATCGCGGCACCGTCCACCGGTAAGGGAGCCCTCACCATGACGTCGCACGCCTCGCGCACCACCGATGGCCGCGGTCGACTGTTCGACAGCGTCGTCGACACGATCGGCAACACCCCGTGCATTCGCCTCAACCGCATCGCCCCGTCGCACGTGCGGATGTATGTGAAAGCGGAGTTCTTCAATCCAGCCGCGTCGGTCAAGGATCGCCTCGCCATCAGCATCATCGAGGAAGCGGAGCGCCGGGGCGACCTCAAGTCGGGACAGACGGTGGTGGAGGCGACGAGCGGGAACACCGGCATCGGTCTGGCGATGGTCTGCGCCGCAAAGGGGTATCCGCTGGTCGTGACGATGGCGGACTCGTTCTCCATCGAGCGGCGCAACCTCATGCGATTCCTCGGCGCCAAGGTCGTCCTCACGCCGCGCGCCGCGAAGGGGCTCGGGATGTACCAGAAGGCGAAGGAGCTCGCGGACGCCAACGGGTGGTTCCTCGCGCGTCAGTTCGAGACCGCCGACAACGCGTTGATCCATGAGAATACGACCGGACGCGAAATCATCGCCGATTTCGGGGGCGATCGACTCGACTACTTCGTGAGTGGATACGGAACTGGGGGAACGGTCACCGGCATCGCGCGTGTCCTGCGCAAGGAACGGCCGGAGACGAAGATCATCCTGAGCGAACCCTCCATCGCACCGCTCGTGGCCTCAGGCATCGCGCAGGTGCGCGGCGCCGACCACTCACCGGCGGCAAGCCATTCGGCCTTCACCCCGCATCCCATCCAGGGGTGGACGCCGGACTTCATTCCGTATGTGCTGCAGGAGTCGATCGACCAGCATTTCTACGACGAGCTGATCCCCGTCGCCGGCCCCGACGCCATCGCCTGGTCGCGCAAGCTGGCGGCGCAGGAGGGGATCTTCACCGGGATCTCGGGCGGCGGGTCGCTCGCCGTCGCCATCCAGGTGGCCGAGCGCGCGGCCGAAGGATCGGTGATCTGCTGCATGCTCCCCGACACGGGTGAGCGCTATCTCTCGACGCCGCTGTTCGAGGGGGTCGCCACCGACATGACCGACGACGAAGTCGCCCTGTCGCGCTCGACCCCCGGCTTCCAGATGGACCCGCCGCCCGCCTAACGGGCGGTCGCGGAACGACACCGGGGGGCCGGCATCGAGTGCCGGCCCCCCGGGTTCGTCCCCTCGTGGTGCGGTCGTGCTCCCCTAGATCGCCTTCGACAGCCCCCCAAACCGGCGGTCGCGGGCGCGGAAGTCGTTCACCGCCTCATCGAAGTCGGCGTTGGAGAAGTCGGGCCACATGCGGCGCGAGAAGACCATCTCGGCGTAGGCGCATTCCCACAGCAGGAAGTCGCTCAGGCGCTGCTCGCCCCCCGTGCGCACCATGAGGTCGACATCGGGGACGTCGCCCGGGCAGTGGTTCACCATCGAGATCGCGCGGCTGAAATCCTCGCGTGACAGCGCCGCCCCCTGCGGGACCATCGTGGCCGCGCGCACGAGCGTGTCGCGCGACGAGTAGTCCACCGCCAGCCGCAACACCATGCCATCGCAATCCGCCGTCTCGCGCTCGGAGGCCTCGATGGCCCGCCGCAGCTCGGGGGAGAGGCGATCGCGGCGCCCGATGACGCTCAGGCGAATGTCGTTATCCAGCAGGCGCGGTGTTTCCGAGGCCAGGTTGCGCCGGAAGAGCTTCATGAGCGCGTGCACTTCGTCCTGCGGACGATTCCAGTTGTCCGAGGAAAAGGCATAGAGCGTGAGGTAACCCACGCCGGAGCGCCGGGCATGCTCGACGATGCGCCGCACCGTCTTGGCCCCTTCGATGTGCCCCATCGTGCGGCGCTTGCCGCGCTGCTGCGCCCAGCGCCCGTTGCCATCCATGATCATGGCGACGTGCCGAGGCCCGAATGCCGAGACCGAGACGACTTCGCGTCGCCCGTCTCCCGTCTCCCGTCTGAGTGTTGTCGTCACCGCTCGCGAGTGGCTTTGATAATCGCTTCCATGTGCCCGAGATACCGTTCCAGCGCCTGCCGCCCGAGCGGGGACAGCGCATAGTCGGTCTTGGGTAGGCGTCCTTCAAACGACTTGGTACAGAGGATGTAGCCGGCTTCCTCGAGCTTGCGGGCATGGACGCTGAGGTTCCCGTCGGTGGTCCCCATCAGCGACTTGAGCGCGTTGAAGCTCAGCGAATCGTTCACGGCGAGTGCAGAAACGATGCCGAGACGAATGCGCTCGTGGATCAGACGATCGAGGGCGGCCGGGGTCGCATCAGTCGCGTGACCGTCCACCGAGGAGAGCCCGCCCGCTCCCGGCCCGTGGGCCCCGACGTCCCCCGCGGGAGGACGGGTCGAGGCGGCTGTGTTTCGCTTAGCCACCGTACCTCCGTGAGATCAGATAGCCGAACAGCACGTGCAGCCCGCCGAAACCGGCGGCCATGATCGAATTCAGCAGGACACCGCGCAGCTCCGGCGGCCATCCGGCAAAGACCAGCGGGACCGCCAGGGCGATCGCCCCGAAGCCCATGAAGAGCGCCCCCATCACCGGGACGATCGGGACCGACATCGCCCCGCCGGCCATGACCGCGGCGCCGTACATCATGAGCCACATCCCCGGGAGCGCCGGATACCACCCGGCCCGGATCGCCACGGCGGTCAGCACCGCTCCCGCGACCAGCGACGGGAAGAAGGCCAGCGCCAGCTTGCGGGCCAGCGCCGTGGTGAACGTCGCCTTCGACGCGCGCGTCTTGCGCACGGTGTGGTAAACCGACGCCGAAAAGGCGATCGGCGCCGCCGCCATCCAGGTGAGGAGCCAGCGCGGCGACTCGAGATGCGTCCCCGCCACAAGGGTGGCGATGAGCGCCACGATGCCGGTCAGGGTGATCCCGGCCCCGGAGACGGCCGTGAAGGTCCCCGCCGCTTCCATCGTCTGCCGAATGAAGCGAAGGTTGTCCAGCGCCCGGTCCGACAGCGCCGGCGGCGGCGCGGGGGGCTCGAGCTTGAGTGGGCGGTCGTGTCGCGTCATGGGGGGAGAATGTCGCCGTGCCCGTACTGTCGTCAAGTGCTTTGCAGTGTAAAGACGATGTGACACACGACCTGTCACAACACGGCGGCGCCCCTCGCCGTGAGGAGCGCCGCCGAGCCCGGAACGCGGTTACGCCCGGGAGGACCCTACCGCGTCACCACCCGCCGGAGCCCCCGTCGGGCGCGTCGTCGTCATCGTCGCTGACCGCCGGGGTCCCCAGCACCTTCCGCAACTCGGCGATCCGCTCGTCGAGCTCCTTCCGCAACACCCCGTACCGCGTGATGGCGTCGCGGCCGATCTTCTGGTCGGCCTGCATCGTCATGCTGTAGAGGTACTGGATGTGTGCCTGCAACTCCGGCTTGGAGTAACGCACCGACGGCATGATGACCTTGGCCCGCAGCGCTTCCAGCGCCTTCAGCGTGTCGGCCGCACTGGCCGCCGAGGCCAGGCGACGGCGCCCGTCCTCGATCTGCGCGGCGACCTGGTTCACCTCGGTCACCATGTCGCGCACCTTGACGTTGTGCTGGAACTGCTCGCGCAGGTCGGCGAGCGTCACCCCGTCACGTGCAATGCGCGGGTCCATGCGCAGCTCGAGCGGCCGGGTCGCCGACCAGCTCCCGCTCGTCAGGCGCACGCTGTACCGTCCGGGGACCACGCGCGGCCCGTTGCGCCCGCTGCGGGCGGGGTTGGCGTCCCACGGCCCGGCGACGGTGAAGTCCCAATAGAAGCGGTTCACCCCCGCCGCGGCCGGGAGGCGTGGCGCCCCCGAGCGCTCGCTCACCATCTGCCGCATCGACGGCTGCACCGTCTCGCGCTCCCCTTCCCCGGCACTGGTGAAGGCACGTAGCACCTTTCCAGTGGCATCGAGGATCTCGAGCGTCACCGGCGCCGACGGCGCGCGACCGAGCCAGTAGTCGATCTGCGCCCCGGCCGGCGGGTACTGCGGATCGGCCGGGTCGGAGCGCGACGACTCGACGCCGCCGAACGAGCCGGCGTAGCGCTGCAGGATCGCCGGACGCGGCGCGAGCAACTCGGCGTCCGCCTTCACCACCTGGTCGGACAGCTGGTGCAGCGACGACAGGTTGTTGAGGATCCAGAACGAGCGCCCCTGCGTCGAGAGCAGGAGGTCGCCGTGCTGCACGCGCATGTCGGTGATGGGCACCACCGGCAGGTTGCGCTGGAACGACTGCCACTGCCTGCCGTTGTCGAACGAGATGTACATGCCGAACTCGGTGCCGGCGTAGAGCAGTCCCTCACGCGCCGGGTCCTCGCGCACCACGCGCGTGGGGGTGTTGGCCGGGATGCCGTTGGTCCCCGGCGTCAGCAGCGTCCACGTCGCCCCATAGTCATCCGTCCGATACAGGAACGGGCGGAAGTCGCCTAACAAGTAGCAGTGTACGGCGTAGTACGCCGAACCGCGACGGTGCGGCGACGGCTCGATCTGCTGGGTGCGGCAACCGTCCGGCGGCCCCTTGAAGCCGTTGCGCGTGAAGTCGTCCGAGGTGGCGACCAGCCCACGCGGCGTGATGTCCTTCCACGTCTTGCCGTTGTCGCGCGTGATGTAGAACGGACCGTCGTTGGCGCCGGTCCAGATCACCCCGGGCTCGAGGACCGACTCGCGAATCGCGTAGATGACCGAGAAGTACTCCTCCCCCGTCACGTCGATCGTGATGGGCCCGCCGCTCGGCGCCTGCTGCCGCTCCGTAGGGTTGAGCGTGAGATCGGGCGAGATCGTCTGCCAGGTCACCCCTCCGTCGCGCGTGCGGTGCACGTACTGCGACCCGTAGTACACCGTGTTGGGCTCGTTGGGCGAGACCTCCATCGGCGAGACGCGCTGGAAGCGCAGGATCATGTCCTTGCCCGGGTTGCCATAGAGCGACTGCCCGCCGTTCCAGTACGGCTGCTCCTGCCCGGTGCGCATGCTCATGCGCGAGAACTGTCCCTTGCAGGCGCCGTAGACCGTATCGGGGTTGGTGCGATGCGGCATGATCGGGCCGGTCTCGCACCCGGGGCCCTGCATCCACTCCTGCATCGGCGAGTCCGGGCGCCCCGACGTGAGCGGGAGCGACGGGACGATGAGCGTGGAGTTGTCCTGCTGTGCGCCGTACAGGCGATAGGGGAACTGGTTGTCGGCGATGACCTGGTAGATCTCCGCCGTCGGCTGGTTGTACAGCGTCGACCAGGTCCGCCCGCCATTGAGCGTGACCGTGGCGCCGCCGTCGTTCGACTGCACCATCAGCTCCGGATTGTTTGGGTTGATCCAGAGGTCATGGTTGTCGCCGTGCGGGATGTTCTGCGGGCGGAACGTCTTCCCGCCATCGGTCGACTTGTAGAACCCCTCGCTCATCGTCCAGAGCACGTTGGGATCCTTGGGGTGCACCACCACGCCGGTGTAGTAGAACGGGCGGGTGAGCATCGGCCCGAAGCTGCTCACCAGCGTCCAGTTCTCCCCAGCGTCGTCAGAGCGGTACAGGCCGCTCCCGGGCTTGGCTTCGATGATGGCCCACACCGCGTTCGGCGTGGCGGGGGAGACGGCGAGGTTGCTCTTGCCGAAAAGATCACCCGGCAGCCCGTTCGTCAGCTTCTTCCAGGTGCTGCCGCCGTCGACCGACTTGTAGATCCCGCCTTCGCGCGCGCCGGAGATGATCGTCCACGGCTTGCGCTCGGCGCGCCACATCGAGGCGTACACCACGTTCGGATTGCCCGGCTGGAACTCGACGTCGACCGCGCCGGTGGAGTCGGAGACGAAGAGGACGTTCGTCCACGTCTTGCCGCCGTCGGTGGTGCGATAGACGCCGCGTTCGCGGTTGGGGCGGAACGGATTCCCGATCGCGGCGACGAAGGCGACGTCCGGGTTGTTCGGGTGGATCTCCACCCCGCCGATGTTTCCGACCTTGTCGAGCCCGACGTGCGCCCACGTGGCGCCGGCATCGCTCGACTTGTAGACGCCGATCCCGATGGCGACGTTCGAGCGATAGCCATCGGAGCCGGTGCCGGCGTAGATGACCTTGGGGTCGGAGTCGGCGACGTCGATGTCGCCCATCGACCCGACCTTGAAGTACTTGTCGCTGATGTTCTGCCACGTCTGCCCGGCATCGGTGGTGCGCCAGACGCCGCCACCGGTGGAGCCCATGTAGAACGTGTGCGGCTCCTGCGGCACACCGGTCACCGTGGTGACGCGGCCACCACGCGCGGGGCCGATCATGCGGTACTGCAGGTTGGCGAGGTGCGACGCGCTCAC
This genomic window contains:
- a CDS encoding superoxide dismutase family protein — encoded protein: MFRVARSTRDRLALRLTSRVLATLALGACAHGRGAVAPPALAVATLRSSTGTTIGTATLRQVDGAIQVDLDVRGIADGAHGVHFHTVGRCDAPDFATAGGHLNPKGTKHGAKNPAGPHAGDLPNLIISGGRSSGWTAKTLRIAADASPGGLFDADGTAIVVHAMPDDEMTDPSGSSGARIACGVIEKR
- the cysK gene encoding cysteine synthase A; this translates as MTSHASRTTDGRGRLFDSVVDTIGNTPCIRLNRIAPSHVRMYVKAEFFNPAASVKDRLAISIIEEAERRGDLKSGQTVVEATSGNTGIGLAMVCAAKGYPLVVTMADSFSIERRNLMRFLGAKVVLTPRAAKGLGMYQKAKELADANGWFLARQFETADNALIHENTTGREIIADFGGDRLDYFVSGYGTGGTVTGIARVLRKERPETKIILSEPSIAPLVASGIAQVRGADHSPAASHSAFTPHPIQGWTPDFIPYVLQESIDQHFYDELIPVAGPDAIAWSRKLAAQEGIFTGISGGGSLAVAIQVAERAAEGSVICCMLPDTGERYLSTPLFEGVATDMTDDEVALSRSTPGFQMDPPPA
- the uppS gene encoding di-trans,poly-cis-decaprenylcistransferase, with the translated sequence MIMDGNGRWAQQRGKRRTMGHIEGAKTVRRIVEHARRSGVGYLTLYAFSSDNWNRPQDEVHALMKLFRRNLASETPRLLDNDIRLSVIGRRDRLSPELRRAIEASERETADCDGMVLRLAVDYSSRDTLVRAATMVPQGAALSREDFSRAISMVNHCPGDVPDVDLMVRTGGEQRLSDFLLWECAYAEMVFSRRMWPDFSNADFDEAVNDFRARDRRFGGLSKAI
- a CDS encoding transcriptional regulator, coding for MDGHATDATPAALDRLIHERIRLGIVSALAVNDSLSFNALKSLMGTTDGNLSVHARKLEEAGYILCTKSFEGRLPKTDYALSPLGRQALERYLGHMEAIIKATRER